From a single Halodesulfovibrio marinisediminis DSM 17456 genomic region:
- a CDS encoding transporter substrate-binding domain-containing protein, whose product MNKRHAELTTSILCFLFIFLFYSTGYSVTLADIRARGELHHLGVPYARFANNNADGLDCALMRRFAQHLGVRYAFIPTTWEKAIPDLTGRHLASLNSEQATTPVHGDILASGISIIPKRQRRVLFSKPTFTAQVWLIAKPEVNITPIQPTGTVEKDIAITLAQTAGKTVYGIKDVCLDVRRFPSLLSTASSAINVSPQQINEPISFLKSEYSIFLMESPSALMALGIWPYSFKIIGPVAKQQKMGAAFAPESVELRDEFNRFFTAFWESGEYQKLVHRYYPSSYLYFNKFFMKSSP is encoded by the coding sequence GTGAACAAACGACATGCAGAACTTACCACCTCTATACTCTGCTTCTTATTCATCTTTCTTTTCTATTCTACCGGCTACAGCGTCACACTTGCAGACATACGCGCCCGCGGAGAACTACATCACTTAGGCGTTCCCTACGCCCGCTTCGCAAATAACAACGCTGACGGCCTCGACTGCGCTCTGATGCGCAGATTCGCACAACACCTTGGTGTCCGTTATGCGTTTATCCCCACCACGTGGGAAAAGGCCATTCCTGACCTTACCGGCAGGCACCTTGCCTCGTTAAACTCTGAACAAGCTACGACTCCTGTCCATGGAGACATTCTCGCCAGCGGTATCAGCATTATTCCGAAACGCCAACGGCGCGTTCTGTTCTCAAAACCTACATTCACCGCACAAGTCTGGCTAATTGCAAAACCAGAAGTCAACATCACACCCATCCAACCAACCGGAACTGTTGAAAAAGACATTGCCATAACACTGGCACAAACAGCGGGAAAAACAGTTTACGGCATTAAAGACGTCTGTCTTGATGTTAGACGCTTCCCAAGCTTGCTTTCCACAGCCTCCTCCGCCATCAATGTTTCGCCTCAACAAATTAACGAACCTATTTCTTTTTTAAAATCTGAATATTCCATATTTCTCATGGAATCTCCCAGTGCTTTGATGGCATTAGGGATCTGGCCGTATTCTTTTAAAATAATCGGCCCAGTAGCTAAACAACAAAAAATGGGAGCTGCTTTTGCACCCGAGTCTGTTGAGTTGCGAGACGAATTTAACCGCTTTTTTACTGCATTCTGGGAAAGCGGCGAATACCAAAAACTAGTACACCGTTACTACCCCAGCTCCTACCTGTACTTTAATAAATTCTTCATGAAGAGCTCGCCATAA
- a CDS encoding PAS domain-containing hybrid sensor histidine kinase/response regulator, with the protein MNKPFEQLFSGKKSFNLILILCVIIVCAFLALGILLHRSQFSLQQTKQKQFINDSQKVASAFKGYFAERNRNLRTLASTQTFSSYFHNKALGISLDYGMLAILSDIEQELQRFIMEYKVQGEHIFSEVSFVDYKYHTHITATVNTGNGAPVSITSSTINLPVSPNAPLQLHQDPDQSRLRIAIPYIIMGKHVGDLSATLSSRAIKKYLLLLQNSEKFNLILLYNDIPFTKIITDPNITFSIDKLTSIPPNTMFQLSDAARIGNLPVPMKVQLIPVLSNKITAVSFIEVNKITRGQFSNGILLIFYGVFLAAASSITVAAYVISKNNWLARSLKEAADSKKATAEHLSKLQTEIVIRRNAEIRALTARQKAEQLTHVVPSAVFTINMEKKIDSWNKRAEELTGFKASEMIGRSCSSIFLDTCMDECALYSHAQHATCGNQHSLRKKNGELRTIIKNTEPMLDGFGQVIGLIECFEDITDQQKTLAALAKTEANYRDIIQNAQDGIFQSTLSGEILNANPAFLNIFEFSSVEEMRTAFRGFENHFYVSKTRRSEFVNTMLKNRFVSNFESEIRTKTGRKIWILESARLRTSPDGSIRFEGFVRDITLQKEAEQNLIAAKEAAESANIAKNNFLANISHELRTPMNAIIGIAELGLRTITDPDRRRNIEVLYKASSSLLTLLNDLLDFSAIESNALSLKCASFSVKDMMRTIGGLMQGEANKKNLDFTVTIDKSVPPMLTGDNGRIKQILVNLIWNALKFTNEGNVTVTCSARPVTNSELPTDADNNTQGNSVTPESALDSLEAHPPQDTVMLICSVFDTGIGIPDENMEEIFESFAQVQNFNVAPHGGVGLGLAISQRLAVRMGGTINVESTVGKGSTFTLEIPCQVSAESEDASNLLLPDSEEVPPMPLLNVLVAEDNEFSQEVLMQMLKEDGHNVYLAENGEQVLEMLSRITVDIILMDVQMPVLDGLETIKRIRAGAVPNLDVTIPIVTISAHDSITSKDNFHDGEVTEWLQKPISLYALQQVLRSIFNNSHTVSNADAENCSALPKQTDSTTPRVINFETLYEMVNGKQNIINKVLRTYLTSLPESLELIKTAFHENDTEEVARLTHMLKATMGSVGATTLSQTAQQMEQLARKQELHRAQHLLDLFIAHAEQSLDEVAEYLNQHEPEQQVS; encoded by the coding sequence ATGAACAAGCCGTTTGAGCAACTTTTTTCAGGCAAGAAGTCCTTCAATCTCATACTGATACTCTGTGTGATCATCGTATGTGCTTTTTTAGCACTGGGCATCTTGCTGCACCGCTCCCAATTCTCGTTGCAACAGACGAAGCAAAAACAATTTATTAACGACTCCCAAAAAGTTGCCAGCGCTTTCAAAGGATACTTTGCTGAACGAAACAGAAACCTGCGCACCCTCGCTTCCACGCAGACATTCTCCAGCTATTTTCATAACAAAGCATTGGGCATATCTCTCGATTACGGTATGCTCGCCATTCTTTCCGACATAGAACAGGAACTGCAACGGTTTATCATGGAATACAAGGTGCAGGGAGAGCACATATTTTCTGAAGTAAGTTTTGTAGACTACAAGTACCACACACACATCACTGCTACCGTCAACACAGGAAACGGCGCTCCCGTTTCTATTACATCATCAACAATAAACCTTCCTGTTTCCCCCAATGCACCACTGCAACTACATCAGGACCCGGACCAAAGCAGGCTGCGCATCGCCATTCCCTACATCATAATGGGAAAACATGTGGGCGATCTCTCTGCAACTCTGTCCTCCCGTGCCATAAAAAAATATCTGCTTCTGCTTCAAAATTCAGAAAAATTTAATCTGATCCTGCTGTATAACGATATTCCATTCACTAAAATCATCACCGACCCCAACATTACGTTCAGCATAGACAAGCTCACTTCTATTCCGCCAAATACCATGTTCCAACTAAGTGATGCAGCTCGCATAGGCAACTTGCCAGTGCCAATGAAAGTGCAGCTTATACCGGTGCTGAGCAACAAAATTACGGCGGTCTCGTTTATTGAAGTAAACAAAATAACGCGTGGACAATTCTCGAACGGTATTCTGCTTATCTTTTATGGAGTATTTCTTGCTGCAGCCTCAAGCATTACCGTTGCCGCCTACGTGATTTCCAAAAACAATTGGCTCGCACGCAGTCTAAAAGAAGCAGCAGACAGCAAAAAAGCTACAGCAGAACACCTCAGCAAGCTACAAACAGAAATCGTTATCCGTCGTAATGCAGAAATTCGGGCACTCACAGCACGGCAAAAGGCAGAACAGCTTACACACGTGGTTCCAAGCGCCGTATTTACCATTAACATGGAAAAAAAGATCGATAGTTGGAACAAACGCGCTGAAGAACTTACAGGCTTCAAAGCATCTGAAATGATAGGCCGCAGCTGCTCGTCAATATTTCTGGATACATGTATGGACGAATGTGCTTTGTACTCGCACGCTCAACACGCCACCTGCGGCAACCAACACTCATTGCGCAAAAAAAACGGCGAGTTGCGCACCATCATCAAAAATACAGAACCAATGCTCGACGGTTTCGGACAAGTTATCGGGCTCATTGAATGCTTTGAGGACATCACAGACCAACAAAAAACACTGGCTGCCCTTGCTAAAACCGAGGCCAACTATCGCGACATCATCCAAAACGCACAGGACGGTATTTTCCAGTCCACCCTTTCGGGTGAAATCCTCAACGCAAATCCTGCGTTCCTAAATATTTTCGAATTCTCCTCAGTTGAAGAAATGCGCACCGCCTTTCGGGGATTTGAAAATCACTTCTATGTAAGCAAAACCAGACGCTCAGAGTTTGTTAACACGATGCTCAAAAACCGTTTCGTGTCCAACTTTGAATCAGAAATTCGTACAAAAACCGGTCGAAAAATCTGGATCTTGGAGAGCGCCCGTCTGCGCACCTCGCCGGACGGTTCTATTCGTTTTGAAGGGTTTGTGCGTGACATCACTTTACAAAAAGAAGCTGAACAAAACCTTATTGCCGCCAAAGAAGCCGCAGAAAGCGCTAACATTGCCAAGAACAACTTCCTTGCCAACATCAGTCACGAACTGCGTACACCTATGAACGCCATCATCGGCATTGCCGAGCTGGGGCTACGGACAATCACAGACCCTGATCGCAGACGAAACATAGAAGTTCTCTACAAGGCATCCAGCTCACTGCTTACACTGCTCAACGATCTGCTCGACTTCTCTGCTATCGAATCCAATGCCCTTTCGCTCAAGTGTGCGTCTTTTTCTGTAAAAGATATGATGCGAACCATCGGTGGTCTCATGCAGGGGGAAGCAAACAAAAAGAATCTAGACTTCACTGTCACCATAGACAAATCCGTCCCGCCAATGCTCACTGGAGACAACGGGCGCATTAAACAGATTCTTGTAAACCTGATTTGGAACGCCCTCAAATTCACTAACGAAGGAAATGTAACCGTCACATGTTCTGCACGCCCTGTAACTAATTCGGAACTGCCAACCGACGCTGATAACAACACTCAAGGGAACAGCGTAACACCTGAGAGCGCTCTTGATTCGCTTGAAGCCCATCCCCCGCAGGATACGGTTATGCTCATCTGTTCTGTGTTCGATACAGGCATCGGCATTCCTGACGAGAATATGGAAGAAATTTTTGAAAGCTTTGCGCAGGTGCAAAATTTTAATGTAGCACCACATGGCGGTGTCGGGCTCGGGCTTGCCATTTCCCAGCGCCTTGCAGTGCGCATGGGAGGCACCATCAACGTAGAAAGCACGGTCGGCAAAGGCTCTACTTTTACTCTGGAAATACCTTGTCAAGTCTCAGCCGAAAGTGAAGATGCTTCCAATCTCCTGCTACCTGACTCAGAAGAAGTACCACCGATGCCGTTACTTAACGTACTCGTCGCGGAAGATAACGAATTCAGCCAGGAAGTACTGATGCAGATGCTCAAGGAAGACGGGCACAACGTCTACCTTGCAGAAAACGGCGAGCAGGTGCTCGAAATGCTTTCCCGCATCACTGTGGACATAATTCTTATGGACGTACAAATGCCCGTACTTGATGGTCTGGAAACCATTAAACGCATTCGTGCCGGAGCCGTGCCGAACCTTGATGTTACCATCCCGATTGTCACCATCAGTGCGCACGACTCCATTACCTCCAAAGATAACTTCCATGATGGCGAAGTAACAGAATGGCTGCAAAAACCAATCTCGCTCTATGCACTGCAGCAAGTACTGCGCTCCATCTTCAACAACAGCCATACTGTGAGCAATGCAGACGCCGAAAACTGTTCTGCATTGCCAAAGCAAACAGATTCTACTACTCCAAGGGTCATAAATTTTGAAACTCTCTATGAAATGGTCAACGGCAAGCAGAACATTATTAACAAAGTCCTGCGCACCTACCTTACATCGCTTCCAGAATCACTGGAACTGATCAAAACAGCATTTCATGAAAATGATACTGAGGAAGTGGCGCGACTCACGCATATGCTGAAAGCAACCATGGGTTCCGTAGGTGCGACGACGCTTTCGCAAACTGCACAGCAAATGGAACAACTTGCTCGCAAGCAGGAGCTGCACAGGGCGCAACATTTGCTCGACCTGTTCATCGCTCACGCGGAACAGTCTCTCGATGAAGTTGCTGAGTATCTGAATCAGCACGAGCCGGAACAGCAGGTGTCGTAG
- the pgm gene encoding phosphoglucomutase (alpha-D-glucose-1,6-bisphosphate-dependent), which translates to MAISEKAGKKALPSDLINIQKLITAYYTVTPDPDNAQHRVAFGTSGHRGSSFAGSFNEQHIAAVTQAICEYRAKEGITGPLFMGKDTHALSEPAHQTALEVLTGNGVTVHIEKEDGYVPTPVISHAILTYNRDHDDIADGIVVTPSHNPPQDGGFKYNPPQGGPADKETTNWVENRANELIREGNKDVKRVPLADALAAPTTVRYDFRTPYVNDLENIIDIEAIKKAGLHIGVDPLGGAGESYWEPIAERYGLNIEVVNNVIDPTFRFMPMDRDGVIRMDCSSPWAMTDLIKLQPHFDIAFGNDPDADRHGIVCSKGLMNPNHYLATAIAYLFAHRPQWNKDAVVGKTLVSSQMIDLVVESLGKKVAEVPVGFKWFVEGLLDGSYGFGGEESAGASFLRKDGTVWSTDKDGIIMNLLAAEILAVTGKDPQQNYDEMTEKFGTPIYERLEAPASPEQKTVLKQLSPEMVKSDTLAGEPILSKLTHAPANGASIEGLKVVTKSGWFAARPSGTENIYKIYTESFKGKEHLTLLQKEAQAMVSEAFKAAGV; encoded by the coding sequence ATGGCAATCAGTGAAAAAGCCGGAAAAAAGGCACTTCCATCCGATCTTATAAATATCCAGAAACTTATCACCGCATACTACACAGTGACTCCTGACCCTGATAACGCACAGCATCGTGTGGCCTTTGGTACATCCGGTCACCGTGGCTCTTCATTTGCGGGCAGCTTTAACGAGCAGCACATTGCCGCTGTAACGCAGGCTATTTGCGAATACCGAGCAAAGGAAGGAATCACTGGTCCTCTGTTCATGGGCAAGGACACACATGCCCTTTCCGAACCGGCACATCAGACCGCCTTAGAGGTACTCACTGGCAACGGTGTGACGGTGCACATTGAGAAGGAAGACGGCTATGTTCCCACTCCGGTTATTTCTCATGCTATCCTCACTTATAACCGCGACCACGATGATATTGCAGACGGCATTGTTGTAACCCCTTCTCACAACCCACCACAGGATGGCGGCTTTAAGTACAACCCGCCTCAGGGTGGCCCTGCTGATAAAGAAACAACAAACTGGGTGGAAAACCGCGCTAACGAACTTATTCGCGAAGGAAATAAAGACGTAAAACGTGTGCCGCTTGCTGATGCACTGGCTGCACCGACTACTGTACGCTACGACTTCCGCACCCCTTATGTGAACGACCTTGAGAATATTATCGATATTGAAGCGATTAAGAAGGCTGGCCTGCACATTGGCGTAGACCCTCTGGGCGGCGCTGGTGAATCCTACTGGGAACCGATTGCTGAACGATACGGACTGAACATTGAAGTGGTAAACAACGTTATCGATCCTACTTTCCGCTTCATGCCGATGGACAGAGACGGTGTTATCCGCATGGACTGCTCTTCCCCATGGGCCATGACAGATCTGATCAAGTTGCAGCCGCATTTTGACATTGCCTTCGGTAACGACCCTGACGCCGACAGACACGGCATTGTGTGCAGCAAAGGACTGATGAACCCGAACCACTACCTTGCTACGGCTATTGCATACCTGTTTGCGCATCGTCCACAGTGGAACAAAGACGCGGTTGTAGGCAAGACCCTTGTTTCCAGCCAGATGATCGACCTTGTTGTTGAATCGCTGGGCAAAAAAGTTGCTGAAGTGCCTGTGGGCTTCAAATGGTTTGTAGAAGGTCTTCTTGACGGCAGCTATGGATTCGGCGGTGAAGAAAGCGCAGGTGCAAGCTTCCTGCGTAAAGACGGCACAGTGTGGTCAACCGACAAAGACGGCATCATCATGAACCTGCTCGCAGCAGAGATTCTGGCTGTAACGGGCAAAGACCCGCAGCAAAATTATGATGAAATGACTGAAAAGTTCGGCACGCCTATCTACGAGCGTTTAGAAGCTCCGGCTTCTCCTGAGCAGAAAACCGTACTGAAACAGCTTTCCCCTGAAATGGTAAAGTCAGACACGCTTGCTGGCGAGCCGATTCTTTCAAAGCTGACACATGCACCTGCTAACGGCGCATCCATTGAAGGCTTAAAAGTTGTAACAAAATCCGGCTGGTTTGCTGCTCGTCCTTCCGGAACAGAAAATATTTATAAAATTTATACAGAAAGTTTTAAAGGCAAAGAACACCTCACACTCTTACAAAAAGAAGCGCAGGCCATGGTTTCTGAAGCATTCAAAGCGGCAGGTGTATAG
- a CDS encoding response regulator — translation MKFLIVDDDFDSRRLVQKILHPYGYSDLAADGEEGVEAFRQALQAGEPYDVVTLDIMMPNIDGQDALREIRDLEKEHGIPPENGAKVIMISGLDDSQEVHDAFFLGNATSFIVKPIRKKTLLEEIQNLGVKLES, via the coding sequence ATGAAGTTCCTTATCGTTGATGACGATTTCGATAGCCGCAGACTCGTACAAAAAATCCTTCATCCATATGGGTATTCTGACCTTGCAGCAGACGGTGAAGAAGGCGTTGAAGCCTTCCGTCAGGCGTTGCAGGCTGGTGAACCGTATGATGTTGTTACCCTCGATATTATGATGCCGAATATCGACGGGCAGGATGCCCTGCGCGAAATACGCGATCTAGAGAAAGAACATGGGATTCCTCCGGAGAATGGTGCAAAAGTGATCATGATATCCGGACTTGATGACAGTCAGGAAGTGCATGACGCGTTTTTCCTAGGCAACGCAACGAGTTTCATTGTAAAACCAATCCGCAAAAAAACGCTTCTTGAAGAAATCCAAAACCTCGGCGTCAAGCTGGAATCCTGA
- the gcvH gene encoding glycine cleavage system protein GcvH — MAYPENLLYNKSHEWAKIEGEEATIGITSFAQEQLGDITFVELPEVGDTLEFGDELGSIESVKAASELYMPVSGEVIAVNEELEDAPEKVNEAPFEGGWLIKVKLTDEPKDLLSATEYAELVASEAH, encoded by the coding sequence ATGGCATACCCAGAAAACCTTCTCTACAACAAGAGTCACGAATGGGCGAAAATTGAGGGTGAAGAAGCCACCATCGGTATCACCAGTTTTGCACAGGAACAGCTTGGCGACATCACTTTTGTTGAGCTTCCTGAAGTTGGCGACACTCTTGAATTCGGTGATGAGCTGGGTTCCATCGAGTCTGTTAAAGCTGCAAGTGAGCTTTACATGCCTGTAAGCGGTGAAGTTATCGCTGTTAACGAAGAACTTGAAGATGCTCCGGAAAAAGTTAACGAAGCACCTTTTGAAGGCGGCTGGCTTATCAAAGTTAAGCTTACTGACGAGCCAAAGGACCTCCTTTCTGCAACTGAATACGCAGAACTGGTAGCTAGCGAAGCACACTAG
- the gcvPA gene encoding aminomethyl-transferring glycine dehydrogenase subunit GcvPA: protein MPYTPHTAEETQAMLDVIGVKTIEDLFADIPADMRPKSFDLPQGLSEMEACAYFEKLAGKNKTDLVSFLGAGFYNHYIPKAIDNLVGRGEFYTAYTPYQPESSQGTLQAIFEFQTAVCNLLEMDAANASVYDGGTAIFEAIMMAVRAGRKRKKIVIDESVNPIYREMVDTYTSNIDIDIVVVPHTEGLSNVEALKAAIDKDCAAVVVQNPNFFGNVQDFTELFEHAHANKALGIISVYPVMQSVMKTPGEMGADIAVAEAQSLGQPLSFGGPYLGVMSCTKKLIRQIPGRIVGRTEDVDGKTGYVLTLQAREQHIRRAKATSNICSNQALCALRALIHMSLLGPEGLIRTAELSMERAHYLADRLTMIEGVELLNDAPFGNEFAIRLPINAEEAIEALMEKGFVTGYPAGRSYEGMDNVLLVACTELHSFEQIGVFTELLGGIL from the coding sequence ATGCCGTATACTCCGCATACAGCTGAAGAAACTCAAGCAATGCTTGATGTTATCGGTGTTAAGACCATTGAGGACCTGTTTGCAGATATCCCTGCGGACATGCGTCCTAAAAGCTTTGACCTGCCTCAGGGTCTGAGCGAAATGGAAGCCTGTGCGTACTTTGAAAAGCTTGCCGGTAAAAATAAAACCGATCTCGTAAGCTTCCTTGGCGCCGGTTTCTACAACCACTATATTCCTAAAGCCATCGACAACCTCGTTGGTCGTGGTGAATTTTACACTGCATACACCCCGTACCAGCCTGAATCCTCTCAGGGTACCCTTCAGGCTATTTTTGAATTCCAGACTGCTGTCTGCAACCTCCTTGAAATGGATGCTGCAAACGCTTCTGTTTATGATGGCGGAACCGCTATTTTTGAAGCAATCATGATGGCAGTACGCGCCGGCCGCAAACGCAAGAAAATCGTTATCGACGAAAGCGTCAATCCGATTTACCGCGAAATGGTGGACACCTACACAAGCAATATTGATATTGATATCGTTGTAGTGCCACATACCGAAGGCTTATCCAATGTTGAAGCTCTTAAAGCTGCCATTGATAAAGATTGCGCCGCCGTTGTAGTTCAAAACCCTAACTTCTTCGGTAACGTTCAGGACTTCACTGAACTGTTCGAACACGCCCACGCTAACAAAGCACTGGGCATCATCTCCGTATACCCTGTTATGCAGTCTGTTATGAAAACTCCTGGTGAAATGGGAGCAGACATCGCAGTTGCAGAAGCCCAGAGCCTTGGTCAGCCTCTCTCATTCGGCGGCCCGTACCTCGGCGTTATGTCCTGTACTAAAAAACTGATCCGCCAGATTCCTGGTCGTATCGTTGGTCGTACAGAAGACGTAGACGGCAAAACAGGCTACGTACTCACCTTGCAGGCTCGTGAACAGCACATCCGCCGTGCAAAAGCTACCTCCAACATTTGTTCCAACCAGGCACTGTGTGCGCTGCGCGCACTTATCCACATGTCCCTGCTTGGTCCTGAAGGTCTTATCCGCACAGCAGAATTGAGCATGGAACGTGCACACTATCTTGCAGACCGCCTCACCATGATTGAAGGCGTTGAGCTGCTTAATGATGCACCGTTCGGTAACGAATTCGCTATCCGTCTGCCTATCAATGCTGAAGAAGCTATTGAAGCGCTCATGGAAAAAGGCTTTGTTACCGGCTACCCTGCCGGCCGTTCCTACGAAGGTATGGACAACGTTCTTCTCGTTGCTTGTACTGAGCTGCATTCATTCGAACAGATTGGTGTATTCACCGAACTGTTGGGAGGTATTCTCTAA
- the gcvPB gene encoding aminomethyl-transferring glycine dehydrogenase subunit GcvPB produces METIFSQSVPGRTACLPPKPEERAERFLPKELMRAKRPKLPEVSELDVVRHFTKLSTFNYGVDSNFYPLGSCTMKYNPKFTEYVAALPGYTTPHPALAQLPQGAQYTQGSLQTMFEAEEMLCELTGMEAFTSQPMAGANGELTGALLIAAYHQDKGNKKTKIICPDAAHGTNPASAVLAGYEVVNIESKDGIVDPEALEAALDDEVAAVMMTCPNTLGLFESHLPTIVEKLRRVDALLYYDGANFNAIMGKMRIGDVGFDVVHLNVHKTLGTPHGGGGPGAGPVGVSERLIPFLPNHRPAKAEDGTYYLDTDNPKSIGHVSPFYGSFAVMLKAFAYMVRLGGEGLTRATELAVLNANYMRKRLENHLHIPYNRICMHEFVASASKLQDECGVRALDLAKGLLEKGHHAPTIYFPLIVKECLMFEPTETESKETLDGFLDDLIDLIETAKKDPESLFSAPHNTPVRRLDETKAAREMVLIDEV; encoded by the coding sequence ATGGAAACCATCTTTTCCCAATCCGTTCCGGGTCGTACCGCTTGCCTGCCTCCAAAGCCGGAAGAACGCGCAGAGCGTTTTCTCCCGAAAGAGTTGATGCGTGCTAAGCGTCCTAAACTGCCGGAAGTTAGTGAACTTGATGTAGTTCGCCACTTCACCAAATTAAGTACTTTTAACTACGGTGTAGATTCCAACTTCTACCCGCTTGGCTCCTGCACAATGAAATATAATCCGAAATTTACGGAATACGTTGCTGCACTGCCTGGCTACACTACACCACACCCTGCGCTCGCGCAGCTGCCTCAGGGCGCCCAATACACTCAGGGCTCCCTGCAGACCATGTTCGAAGCAGAGGAAATGCTCTGTGAACTGACCGGAATGGAAGCCTTTACCTCCCAGCCAATGGCTGGTGCTAACGGCGAACTTACCGGCGCACTCCTTATTGCTGCGTACCATCAGGACAAAGGCAATAAGAAAACCAAGATCATCTGCCCAGATGCAGCACACGGCACCAACCCTGCTTCTGCTGTGCTCGCTGGCTACGAAGTTGTTAACATCGAGTCTAAAGACGGTATCGTAGACCCTGAAGCTCTTGAAGCCGCTCTCGACGACGAAGTTGCAGCAGTTATGATGACTTGTCCGAACACCCTTGGTCTGTTCGAAAGTCATCTGCCTACAATCGTAGAAAAACTGCGCCGCGTTGATGCACTCCTCTACTACGATGGTGCTAACTTCAACGCTATTATGGGTAAAATGCGTATTGGTGACGTAGGTTTTGACGTAGTTCACCTGAACGTACACAAAACCCTTGGCACCCCGCACGGCGGCGGTGGCCCTGGTGCCGGTCCGGTTGGCGTAAGCGAACGTCTTATTCCGTTCCTGCCGAACCATCGTCCTGCTAAAGCAGAAGACGGCACCTACTACCTCGATACCGACAACCCTAAATCCATCGGTCACGTTTCACCATTCTACGGCAGCTTTGCTGTAATGCTCAAAGCATTCGCCTACATGGTTCGCCTCGGTGGTGAAGGCCTTACCAGAGCAACCGAACTTGCAGTTCTTAACGCTAACTACATGCGTAAGCGTTTGGAAAACCATCTCCACATTCCTTACAACCGCATCTGCATGCACGAGTTTGTTGCATCAGCAAGCAAGTTGCAGGACGAATGTGGCGTGCGTGCACTCGATCTTGCGAAGGGTCTGTTAGAAAAAGGGCACCATGCTCCTACTATCTACTTCCCGCTCATCGTAAAAGAGTGCCTCATGTTCGAGCCAACTGAAACTGAAAGTAAAGAAACCCTCGACGGTTTCCTTGATGATCTTATTGACCTCATCGAAACGGCTAAAAAAGATCCTGAATCTCTTTTCTCTGCACCTCACAACACTCCTGTTCGCCGACTCGACGAAACTAAAGCTGCTCGTGAAATGGTGTTGATCGATGAAGTATAA